A segment of the Lycium ferocissimum isolate CSIRO_LF1 chromosome 5, AGI_CSIRO_Lferr_CH_V1, whole genome shotgun sequence genome:
ACCTATTAtacataatttaattatttatataatttttaaaaacttatacATATTGATTTGAGGTACACGCACAAAGCGCATATCCTAAAACTAGCATTGATAAAAAATGTACAGACaataaaagtttataaaaacaaagaaagaatttATGGTCATAAAAAAGGACATAATATCGCAAAAAAGTTCTTCCGATTAAAATGTTGTGTGACTCGGAGAACATAAGACATTTTggtcaaacaaaaaaaaaaaatcgtaaatTTAGGCATAGCAAGACTTGAACTTCCAATCGTTAGGTTCAATATCACCAATCTCATTCCAAATCCCATTAATCAAATCACCTTTTTTAGAAGTCTCATACTGTTCAAGTGTTAACAAGAAAAATGTCTTACATAACAATTGTCACATTTTGTTTGGGCCAAACTCATCCACAAACACCCATGGTTGTcgacttctttcacttgagcacctaaagtggccttgttccatttagacacttcaaaGTGGCCATTcttattccacttagacactttttgcaccgttatcggagcaaaaccaacaccaatcgtctcctacgtggattaagtggccaattaaattgtgccagctcatttaaattgtgtcaactcattaaattgtgccaactcattttaattgtaaaatcactaatttataaatttgtggagttttgaccattaaaattGGAGGCTTTTGGGGTACagttggatgtgcaatgaggtggcgccccctttggtgttggttttgcttcgataacggtgcaaaaagtgtctaagtggaataggaatgacccacctgaagtgtctaaatggaacaagggtcactttaggtgctcaagtgaaataagtggacgaccacaggtgtctggcgatgggtttggccttttgTTTGTTTAGAAAACCAGGGCATAGGTGATATAATCGAGTAACGATAagggaaaatttgaaataaatttttagTGGAGGTCATAAATGACTAATTTCATAAAGTTTAGAGGTAAACTTAGTAGGCAATTGGACATGAGATTTCAattttggacatgcgatttcatctaaTGAGATGAAAttcaaaatcatccaaaaaggcatgatttgggattccaaatcacgatttcaaattttttaaatgtaaaagttgactcataagtttatattttgtaaaaatagatCCATAAATTAGTAGATATacttaccaatcatgtttaccaactatttatatcaaatattaaagatctacaagttggtagtatatttataacGAATTTACTTTTACCAACCATGTGGGAAAATTATACTAAAGAGCAGTTACATTACAACTCAtattcaatttttcattttattgaactaaagtttgataaATTAacattgtattttttagaaaggccttctagtagcgtattaattttgttatgcattattaacttgctcatttgataagattgtataagGTTTGAGAAAGTTTTGATAATCttcataatttatgaaatttttatgcgtataaaaaaaataaaacttaagaaatttaaattacaTATCCAAATAAAACTTGATGCTTCAAATCTTGGCTTCTTAGATTTAGGAATAAATCTTGGGAAAAGAAGTCGAAGACATACCGCTCACGGCTTATGTTAGCGCGCACCAGCAAAACATAATTAAGCCGGTCAGAGTCAGACTAACCCCACCATTATAAGACTTGACATAATTGCCGAAACCTCGCTTTtttccctcttttctttttcgaaACCCCTTACTGGCTACGCCTACAAAAAGTGGCCATAAAGCTAAAGTAGAAGTAAATTCCGattgttctctttttcttctagCAGATCGGTAACTCGTGCAGTTTAAAACTCCTTGATACTGtcaaggaaaaggaaaatgcCGAGAGAAATTATCACACTACAAGTGGGACAATGTGGAAACCAGATTGGAATGGAGTTCTGGAAACAGCTATGCCTTGAACACGGTATCAGTAAAGAAGGCATTCTTGAAGATTTTGCTACTCAGGTTTTCTAACTACTTCGCTTTTGTTACGTTCAGTGTGCCTGTTTGCATAAATTAAACTAGTATACCGCTTCTATACCAAGTATTAGGTTTTAACTTAGCTTTATATTGTACTTCTTGAAATGTTAGCTTAGATTACTTTGTTTCCAGTATGGTTGGGTATAGAAATAGAAGTCAGTACAAACACAATTGTAGGAGGTGTAAAATATATAGGATAGTGTTTTGGCGAGATTTTTGAAAACTAAATGTTCACAATTGGATAATTGTTGGTTGAATGAAGTGATATGAAGCAAGAGTATTAggttacttaaattttattgtatGATACATCTAAAAGTCCCATTCTTTCTTATAATTTTATCCTGTACCGTACTTCTCTCTGATGGGTGGCATTATGTAATGAAGGTAAACGATACAGTGTATCCGAATGttgtattcatcaaaacaatacaatatAACACAATACAGTACGATACGTCATGAAATGATATGtaccaaccatccaaacaagctgtaaAAGAAAATGATTTCCGCAGATAAGTTAGTGGGCAAAGTAATTTTCACTATTTTGTGAAAAGTAATTACCTTGAACAGAACATTTTCTATAATACAACTAACCAAACACatgatttcaaaacattttcCTGGAACCTAACACGCCCTAATAGTGTTCTGCTGTTCAAGTTCAGTTGTTCTTCTGATTTTACCTGTTAAGGTATATGTTCATCTGAACTGTACTTATTTCATTACATTTTTGGAAGGGAAAAACATAACATTTGAGTAGCTTTTTTAGGTTCAGCgtctctcttttttattttttgtttattttgaaattaaagCCTTTTATGGCAATTTTGTTTTACATTTGATTTATTGTTTCAAGTTGGGATAGTCTTTTGTAGTTCATTTACTTTGGAAGGAAATAGAtttcttattttgttgttgtggtaGAAAATGAAATGCGAATACAACGACATGCTCAGTGAAATCACACAAAGTGGAGTCTGGAGAGGACCTTACCCCTACCCTATGAATCTAAGAGAAAAAAGGGCTAACATTTTCTTTGGTTGAAGTAAGTATTATTATGAATGGCATCAAGAAGATGTATATGGAAAAATAGCTACAAAAGAGTGAGATTGTTAGGTCTGTTACAAGAGAAAAAAGGGTTAACATTAAAGTACCGTTTTCATTGCAGAGGTACTTAGGTATATTTTATCATTTGTGTTCAGCATAAAATGCAAGTGGTGATAGTTACAATTGACAACTCAGAATGGTTAGATCATGTAGTAGTTAGTGAGGCAGTTTAGTTGATTTATTCTATGACAATTAACATTAGTGAATTTGAAATCTACATGGGAAGCTAAACATCCCTCTGAATTTCATACCAAAGAAGCGTCGATTGGTTTAAGTAAAACATCTGACTGTTACCACGATGAGCCTTTTTATTTATTGGTCCTTGTGgtttacttttgaaaaattacGTGGTTTTGCTTCGAATTTGTTATGCTGGATTTCACCGGTTGATAGACTTGTTGTTTCTAAGAAACTAATTTGAGGGAGCTTGAAACTCGATTCgtctgcaattttttttttttttttttgaaactgttAACTTTTTCTATAATTCATATGTAGCAAAACAGTACTTAGGTAGtactgaaaccatatttacaagaAACTCTTAACTTTTACTGTCCTCTCTCTATGTTGAATCTAAAACATCAATAATAGTGACAGTATCATTTGAGTAGATCTGATTACACCAAAAACACAACAGCAAAATAAAGCTTAACTTGATCTTCTGCACCCCATTCTCCACATTCTCAAAACATCTGGATTGCAAATTATAGATATGATTCTTTCATTTTCTGATCTGATTTATGCTACCTAGTGGCCATGGGAACATACATGTACATACAACATTGTCATTGAGCCACATGCATGTGAATGGTGTATCTACAGGTCCTCATCCACTTAGACAAAATGTTCTTATTCGTTTTACACACTTGCTTCAGTTGCTTGTGTGTGATTAAGTGCTTGTATTTTCATCTTAAGACCACTCTCTTGTACAACATAAATATCCTACATTACTTTATAGTGATGAGTATGTGATGCTGCAGGGAGGTGATAGGAAAGATGTATTTTTCTATCAAGCGGATGACCAACACTACATACCTCGAGCATTATTGATGGATTTAGAACCCAGGGTGATTAATGGTATACAAAATGGTGAATATAGGAATCTCTACAATCATGAGAATGTATTCATTGCAGATCATGGAGGAGGTGCTGGAAATAATTGGGCAAGCGGATATCATCAGGtctatttgttttctttttaatctttgTCTCAGTTTGATAAAGATGAGTACTTTTCCAATCAAGACATGGAGGTATTAATAGAAAAAGATTAATAATGTGTAGGAACAAACTAATGCCATTGCATAAACATAAATACTCTCAGCTAGTTTCTGGACTACCCTTTAAtaaaatttccatattcaaaGATGCTTCATCAATGTTACACGCAATAGATTGCACTCTCAGTGTCAATTTAGAGGGCTGGATGCCAAGTTGGACAAATAAGCCAAGCTCATAATAACTGTGATTTATCTTGGCTTATAAAAGAATATATAGACTCTTTGACTGCCTTTACAGTTTCGATTGGAGATACATCGGTTGAGTTGAGAAAACCAGTAGATGTCATCAACCTTCATCTATCCACTTCAATATCTTTTCTGTATGCTTTCTCTGTGATGTTTTCTGGACCAGCACCTTTTTAGAGTCTTTATTCAGCAAATAATCTTGAAGTGCTTCATGACCCTTTCATTTTGTTGACCCTAGAGATTGGATTGGTAGTTTCTGAAAAATTTGGTAAAAAACCATTTATTTTATCAGGGTAAGCAATACGAGGAGGACTTAATGGACATGATTGACAGGGAAGCAGATGGAAGTGATAGTCTCGAGGGTTTTGTTCTATGCCATTCGATTGCCGGTGGAACTGGCTCAGGTTGACTTCTTTTATGAAGTTGGTTCAGATTGTGATAATGTCAGTACAATGAGTGTCTCTGAATTAAGTGCGGATATTTATTATGTTGCTAATCACTGTCCTTAGTGCAGGTATGGGGTCATATCTGTTGGAGACTCTGAATGACCGCTACAGCAAAAAACTTGTCCAAACCTACAGTGTCTTTCCTAACCAAAATGAGACAAGTGATGTGGTTGTACAACCGTACAATTCCCTATTGACACTCAAGCGCCTGACATTGAATGCGGATTGTGTAGTTGTACTTGATAATACTGCACTCAATAGAATTGCAGTAGAACGCCTGCATATTACGACTCCCACATTTACTCAAACAAATTCATTAGTGTCTACTGTAATGTCAGCAAGTACAACTACACTACGCTACCCAGGATACATGAACAATGACTTGGTTGGCCTCCTTGCTTCTTTGATACCTACACCAAGATGCCATTTCCTTATGACTGGATATACGCCACTCACTGTGGAACGTCAAGTAAGATATCCGTTCTTATCTGTCAGTGTTTTATTTCTAAATGTTCTATATGTAACTGTATTTGCGATTTCTGATTATTATCTTTTTACTATTGCGCTCTCATAGTAGCTCAATTGTCTGTTTTTTTCCTTAGAATGAAGTAGAACTGAAATGTTGACTTAAGTAATCTATATTCATGCCGTCCATTGATCAATTGTACAGACCAGTTTCATCCCACAGTGGTTTTATAAGAAGTAtcagttgatttttttttttgggattctGATAGTTGTGTACCTGGGGGATTTCAGTTGCTAATTCTATCTCCTGTCCTGTTGAAAAGTATGGTTTGCCCACCGGCTTTTGTTAAAACTTATCTCATAGATACATTATTCAACTCACCTGAGATGTTTGGTCATGCACTATGTAAACCTCCAAATGCCTCGATCCTTGGGTGTGACACTAAACATTATTGAAGGTACACCAAGGGTGTGGCCCAGTGGTCAATAAAGTAGTTGAAAACATTGGAGACCAGGGTTCAAATTCCAGCTGAGAGGAACGATGCTAGGTGATTCTTCCCATCTGTTTAAGCCTTGGTAGGAAGACTTACCAGGTAGTACAATTGtactggtgggaggtagcagagATTTGTGGTATATTCAAAGTGCGTGTAAAGCTGGTTGAGACACCAcagttgtaaaaaaaaatgaaaaactacAAGGGCATGAGGTAGAACTAAAATCACGTGGATTTTGGGTCTAAAATCGGCTATGCCAAGATCAACTGCAGATCTGCTTCTCTGCTGGTACAACAAGGGTCTGCCTAAAGGAAGGAAAAAGATCTAGAACACCAAAGCGGCTTGTATTTGGTGGTGCATATGgaaagagagaaacaaaagaTGTTTTGAAGGACACAGCAGCTCCATACTGAAGATACAGTCTGACTGCAtacttttgatttctttttggtgtAAATTGGAGTGGGTAAATGAGGTTTACAGTTCTTAGATACTTTTGTATAGCCTAGACTGGGCGTtcgtccgcctctttttatttctctctctttttctggATGTAAGTATCACTTTTTTCTTGCTGTTCTCGCTTTAATAATACTTaccatttttttcttaaaaaagaaCTCACATGGACAAAAATTGTCTCAGAAACCGTCAATATCACTTAATCCATGAGAACTTAGCAAATAGAAAAGATTCATATAGATGATATCGATTTGTAGGGGTTTAGGCTTAGTCATGTTGGTGCATTTACCTTACATTCAGTGTTTGCTAGGAGTGTTTATAGTTTGTCTAGAGATGTGTACGTTAGGAGAAACTGTAGAGAATCTCTTTTTTAAAACTCGCTaggttattcttttatctcCCTAAGTTgttttaaaagataaaatattgAACATTAAAATGAAATGGATCTAAATGAAGCAGAATAGATgttgaggattcatatagtcgAGTCTAACTTTGTTTGAGATTGAGATGTAGTTGTTTGATAATGTaaaaactaattatttttattaacgTAACGTCGGGGGAATCCCCGTATATGAGTATTATACCAAAAAGCAGAAAAACCTAGACCAAAAACATGGTTCTGTACAAAATTCACCCaattatttatataaacaaAGACCTAAAGGGTGCACTAAAAGAAACTAGAGATATGAGGTTGCTCCTCACATGTACAAAATCATTATCGACCCCTTCAAAATCTCTCCTATTCCTCTCTCTCAACACCACCCACATAAGGGCCCATGGGCTATATCCTATGCCTTCAGTATTCTCGTTCTTCTTTTGAAAGCGCAACTATGAATGCATCCTTTACTATTCTCGGCACAGTTCACTGTATTCTAAACCAATTCTGAAGGTTCCCACAATTGGTGCATAGCTACATGACAATGTTATAAGAAGTCCACATCTTCTCCTGAACATC
Coding sequences within it:
- the LOC132056057 gene encoding tubulin gamma-1 chain, translated to MPREIITLQVGQCGNQIGMEFWKQLCLEHGISKEGILEDFATQGGDRKDVFFYQADDQHYIPRALLMDLEPRVINGIQNGEYRNLYNHENVFIADHGGGAGNNWASGYHQGKQYEEDLMDMIDREADGSDSLEGFVLCHSIAGGTGSGMGSYLLETLNDRYSKKLVQTYSVFPNQNETSDVVVQPYNSLLTLKRLTLNADCVVVLDNTALNRIAVERLHITTPTFTQTNSLVSTVMSASTTTLRYPGYMNNDLVGLLASLIPTPRCHFLMTGYTPLTVERQANVIRKTTVLDVMRRLLQTKNIMVSSYARTKEASQAKYISILNIIQGEVDPTQVHESLQRIRERKLVNFIEWGPASIQVALSRKSPYVQTAHRVSGLMLASHTGIRHLFSKCLTQYDKLRKRQAFLDNYRNHPTFADNDLSEFDESRDVIESLVDEYKACESPDYIKWGMEDPDHVLTGEGNSSGTVDPKLAL